One Streptomyces sp. NBC_01237 genomic region harbors:
- a CDS encoding type II toxin-antitoxin system VapC family toxin — protein sequence MSGTWVLDSEALSLYLRADREMTAFLAVAAKRDVRVIISAVTLVEADPSGAHRARMSWALSRLVVEPVTKETAARAVEILRNAGGLAGHKYAIDAVVAATALHASGPVTVLTSDTEDMHMLCGPAVAVVKV from the coding sequence GTGAGCGGTACGTGGGTGCTCGACAGCGAGGCACTGTCTCTCTACCTGCGAGCCGACCGGGAAATGACAGCGTTCCTGGCGGTAGCTGCCAAGCGCGACGTCCGCGTGATCATCAGCGCGGTCACCCTCGTGGAGGCCGACCCCAGCGGTGCGCACAGGGCGCGCATGTCCTGGGCCCTCTCCCGGCTCGTCGTCGAGCCGGTGACGAAGGAAACGGCCGCCCGCGCCGTCGAGATCCTTCGGAACGCGGGTGGGCTCGCGGGTCACAAGTACGCCATTGACGCAGTGGTCGCGGCTACCGCACTCCATGCGTCCGGACCGGTGACCGTCCTCACCTCGGATACCGAGGACATGCACATGTTGTGCGGCCCGGCTGTGGCCGTCGTCAAGGTCTGA
- a CDS encoding alpha/beta fold hydrolase, which translates to MTALSVLPHVLHGDGPHKVIAVHGWLADRSAYDPLLPDLDVSSFQYAVVDLRGYGEARDADGSYTTAEGADDVIALADRLGWDRFSLIGHSMGGSVIQRTLAAAPQRVRRIVGVLPVPASGLPLPPEQWELFAAAAQNPDNRRTILDTTTGGRRPAGWLDRMVRRSVECSDAKAFRAWLDSWAGEDFHDRIDGSPVPALAVAGALDPALSADLQRATWMRWFPRAELVELPSCGHYAMDEAPLDLIRVMEDFLRADVDVDVHAHTHVEGGEVTA; encoded by the coding sequence GTGACCGCATTGTCTGTTCTGCCTCATGTCCTGCACGGCGACGGCCCGCACAAGGTGATCGCGGTGCACGGCTGGCTCGCCGACCGCTCCGCCTACGACCCGCTGCTGCCGGATCTCGACGTCAGTTCATTCCAGTACGCGGTGGTGGATCTACGGGGATACGGCGAGGCCAGGGACGCGGACGGGTCGTACACCACGGCGGAGGGCGCCGACGACGTGATCGCGCTGGCCGACCGGCTAGGCTGGGACCGGTTCTCGCTGATCGGCCACTCGATGGGTGGCTCCGTCATCCAGCGGACGCTGGCCGCAGCGCCGCAGCGGGTCCGCAGAATCGTCGGGGTGTTGCCTGTCCCCGCGTCCGGCCTGCCTCTGCCGCCCGAGCAGTGGGAGCTGTTTGCCGCGGCGGCGCAGAACCCGGACAACCGTCGGACCATCCTCGACACCACCACCGGAGGCCGGCGCCCGGCGGGCTGGCTGGATCGCATGGTGCGTCGCTCGGTCGAGTGCAGCGACGCGAAGGCGTTCCGGGCCTGGCTGGACTCCTGGGCCGGCGAGGACTTCCACGACCGGATCGACGGTTCGCCCGTGCCGGCCCTGGCGGTCGCGGGGGCGCTGGACCCGGCCCTCTCCGCCGATCTGCAGCGTGCCACCTGGATGCGCTGGTTTCCGCGTGCCGAGCTGGTGGAGCTGCCCTCGTGCGGCCACTACGCGATGGACGAGGCTCCGCTCGACCTGATCCGTGTGATGGAGGACTTCCTGCGGGCGGACGTGGACGTGGACGTGCATGCGCACACGCACGTGGAGGGCGGCGAGGTGACGGCGTGA
- a CDS encoding cytochrome P450, producing the protein MSGPDAGSSVPDIFDPRQYALGIPHDRYRHLRDHHPVAWQEEPEVLGWPAGPGFWAVTRHGDAVRVLKDSSTYSSYLGATQIRDPDPADLPFIRRMMLNQDPPHHRRLRTLVSRAFTPGRVDRFETVVRERARSLLTRAVTEARDGDGTCDLVTQVTDDYALLNLTDLLGVPDSDRGLLLHWTQRVIGYQDPDEAGTPTLGPDGKPVNPRSPASLRDMFAYAHELAAHKRQHPADDVMTALATDPELSAPELEMFFFLLVVAGNDTVRSAAPGGLHLLAQHPEAYRRLCNGEVGFATAVDELLRRHPPVLTFRRTGARDTELAGARIRAGDKVVVFHASANHDERVFPDPFTLDLSRSPNPHISFGDGPHVCLGAHFARLQLRALYEEMCRALPAGALHSVAPPRRLVSNFINGLKTLPVRVADG; encoded by the coding sequence GTGAGCGGGCCCGACGCCGGATCGTCCGTACCGGACATCTTCGACCCGAGGCAGTACGCGCTGGGCATCCCCCACGACCGCTACCGCCACCTGCGCGATCACCACCCCGTCGCGTGGCAGGAGGAGCCGGAGGTACTGGGGTGGCCTGCGGGCCCCGGCTTCTGGGCGGTCACCCGGCACGGGGACGCCGTCAGGGTCCTGAAGGACTCGTCCACTTACTCCTCGTACCTCGGCGCCACCCAGATCCGCGACCCTGACCCCGCCGACCTGCCGTTCATCCGCCGCATGATGCTCAACCAGGACCCACCGCACCACCGGCGACTGCGTACGCTCGTCAGCCGCGCCTTCACCCCCGGCCGGGTGGACCGCTTCGAGACGGTCGTACGTGAACGCGCCCGCTCCCTGCTCACCCGGGCGGTCACCGAGGCGCGGGACGGCGACGGCACCTGCGACCTCGTCACTCAGGTCACCGACGACTACGCGCTGCTCAACCTCACGGACCTGCTGGGGGTACCGGACAGCGACCGGGGCCTCCTTCTCCACTGGACCCAGCGGGTCATCGGCTACCAGGACCCCGACGAGGCGGGGACACCGACACTCGGCCCGGACGGCAAGCCGGTCAACCCGCGCTCTCCGGCGTCACTGCGCGACATGTTCGCGTACGCGCACGAGCTGGCGGCACACAAGCGTCAGCACCCTGCCGATGACGTGATGACGGCCCTCGCCACCGATCCTGAACTGAGCGCGCCCGAACTGGAGATGTTCTTCTTCCTGCTGGTGGTGGCGGGCAACGACACGGTACGCAGCGCGGCTCCTGGCGGCCTGCATCTACTGGCCCAGCATCCGGAGGCGTACCGCCGCCTGTGCAACGGCGAGGTGGGGTTCGCCACGGCCGTGGACGAACTGCTCCGCCGCCACCCCCCGGTCCTGACGTTCCGCCGCACGGGCGCCCGGGACACGGAGTTGGCGGGTGCCCGTATCCGCGCAGGCGACAAGGTGGTCGTCTTCCACGCCTCGGCCAACCACGACGAACGCGTCTTCCCCGACCCGTTCACCTTGGACCTCTCCCGGTCCCCGAACCCGCACATCTCGTTCGGCGACGGCCCTCATGTCTGCCTGGGGGCGCACTTCGCGCGGTTGCAGCTGCGCGCGTTGTACGAGGAGATGTGCCGAGCGCTCCCCGCCGGGGCACTCCACTCTGTGGCCCCACCGCGCCGGCTGGTGTCGAACTTCATCAACGGGCTGAAGACGCTGCCTGTGCGGGTGGCTGATGGGTGA
- a CDS encoding SUKH-4 family immunity protein: MDRSEMIRIFGAALAPTLRFSEIPEQLTNDQARMVLKSIGVPTSLGDLVATNLYNLRPLSEVLTGIPLPPWAQSTHVLNLGLFLDGFLCLDAEDGRILMLTRALEQTPVVLASDLYTFVTLLARISQVAHQRTSSDISDLTALTQEIDPLALSSSDKWEQLFEYLAN, translated from the coding sequence ATGGATCGTTCAGAAATGATCAGGATATTTGGCGCCGCCCTGGCGCCAACTTTGCGCTTTAGCGAGATCCCGGAACAATTGACGAACGATCAAGCCAGAATGGTGCTGAAGAGTATCGGAGTTCCCACAAGCCTCGGCGATTTGGTCGCAACAAATTTGTACAACCTGAGGCCACTGAGTGAAGTGCTGACGGGAATACCACTCCCCCCCTGGGCGCAATCTACACACGTTTTGAATTTAGGACTATTCCTCGATGGATTCCTATGTCTTGACGCAGAAGACGGCAGGATTCTCATGCTGACTCGCGCCCTTGAACAAACTCCGGTAGTACTTGCGAGCGACCTCTACACTTTTGTCACCTTACTCGCAAGGATCTCGCAAGTAGCACACCAAAGAACCTCTAGCGACATCTCAGACCTCACTGCACTGACTCAGGAAATAGATCCTCTGGCCCTGAGTTCTTCAGACAAATGGGAGCAGTTATTCGAATACTTGGCCAATTGA